From one Meles meles chromosome 18, mMelMel3.1 paternal haplotype, whole genome shotgun sequence genomic stretch:
- the NAT9 gene encoding N-acetyltransferase 9 isoform X1, whose translation MRLNENTLLLGKKVVLVPYTAEHVPRYHEWMRSEELRRLTASEPLTLEQEHSMQRSWREDADKCTFIVLDAEKWQARPSTTEESCMAGDVNLFLTDLEDPSLGEIEVMIAEPSCRRRGFGTEAVLMMMSFGVTKLGLTKFEAKIGQGNEPSIRMFQKLHFEQVAVSSVFQEVTLRLTMTEHERQWLLEQTSHMEERCYGAG comes from the exons ATGAGGTTAAATGAGAACACCTTGCTGCTGGGGAAGAAGGTGGTGCTGGTACCTTACACCGCAGAGCACGTGCCTAG GTACCATGAGTGGATGAGATCGGAGGAGCTGCGGCGTCTGACCGCCTCGGAGCCACTGACTCTGGAGCAGGAACATTCCATGCAGCGGAGCTGGCGGGAGGACGCGGACA AATGTACGTTCATTGTGCTGGATGCAGAGAAGTGGCAGGCCCGGCCGAGCACCACCGAAGAGAGCTGCATGGCGGGAGACGTAAACCTctttctcacagatctggaggaCCCCTCCCTGGGGGAGATTGaggtcatgattgcag AGCCCAGCTGCAGGCGCAGAGGCTTTGGCACCGAGGCTGTTCTCATGATGATGTCTTTTG GAGTGACCAAACTAGGTCTGACCAAATTTGAGGCTAAAATTGGGCAAGGAAATGAGCCGAGTATCCGGATGTTCCAGAAGCTTCACTTTGAGCAG GTGGCTGTGAGCAGTGTCTTCCAAGAGGTGACGCTCAGGCTGACGATGACCGAGCATGAGCGGCAGTGGCTTCTGGAGCAGACCAGCCACATGGAAGAGAGGTGCTATGGAGCTGGGTAG
- the NAT9 gene encoding N-acetyltransferase 9 isoform X2 translates to MSDESVLHAQGRPCRYHEWMRSEELRRLTASEPLTLEQEHSMQRSWREDADKCTFIVLDAEKWQARPSTTEESCMAGDVNLFLTDLEDPSLGEIEVMIAEPSCRRRGFGTEAVLMMMSFGVTKLGLTKFEAKIGQGNEPSIRMFQKLHFEQVAVSSVFQEVTLRLTMTEHERQWLLEQTSHMEERCYGAG, encoded by the exons ATGTCAGATGAGTCAGTCCTGCATGCCCAAGGTCGTCCCTGCAGGTACCATGAGTGGATGAGATCGGAGGAGCTGCGGCGTCTGACCGCCTCGGAGCCACTGACTCTGGAGCAGGAACATTCCATGCAGCGGAGCTGGCGGGAGGACGCGGACA AATGTACGTTCATTGTGCTGGATGCAGAGAAGTGGCAGGCCCGGCCGAGCACCACCGAAGAGAGCTGCATGGCGGGAGACGTAAACCTctttctcacagatctggaggaCCCCTCCCTGGGGGAGATTGaggtcatgattgcag AGCCCAGCTGCAGGCGCAGAGGCTTTGGCACCGAGGCTGTTCTCATGATGATGTCTTTTG GAGTGACCAAACTAGGTCTGACCAAATTTGAGGCTAAAATTGGGCAAGGAAATGAGCCGAGTATCCGGATGTTCCAGAAGCTTCACTTTGAGCAG GTGGCTGTGAGCAGTGTCTTCCAAGAGGTGACGCTCAGGCTGACGATGACCGAGCATGAGCGGCAGTGGCTTCTGGAGCAGACCAGCCACATGGAAGAGAGGTGCTATGGAGCTGGGTAG
- the NAT9 gene encoding N-acetyltransferase 9 isoform X4, whose product MRLNENTLLLGKKVVLVPYTAEHVPRYHEWMRSEELRRLTASEPLTLEQEHSMQRSWREDADKCTFIVLDAEKWQARPSTTEESCMAGDVNLFLTDLEDPSLGEIEVMIAEPSCRRRGFGTEAVLMMMSFGGCEQCLPRGDAQADDDRA is encoded by the exons ATGAGGTTAAATGAGAACACCTTGCTGCTGGGGAAGAAGGTGGTGCTGGTACCTTACACCGCAGAGCACGTGCCTAG GTACCATGAGTGGATGAGATCGGAGGAGCTGCGGCGTCTGACCGCCTCGGAGCCACTGACTCTGGAGCAGGAACATTCCATGCAGCGGAGCTGGCGGGAGGACGCGGACA AATGTACGTTCATTGTGCTGGATGCAGAGAAGTGGCAGGCCCGGCCGAGCACCACCGAAGAGAGCTGCATGGCGGGAGACGTAAACCTctttctcacagatctggaggaCCCCTCCCTGGGGGAGATTGaggtcatgattgcag AGCCCAGCTGCAGGCGCAGAGGCTTTGGCACCGAGGCTGTTCTCATGATGATGTCTTTTG GTGGCTGTGAGCAGTGTCTTCCAAGAGGTGACGCTCAGGCTGACGATGACCGAGCATGA
- the NAT9 gene encoding N-acetyltransferase 9 isoform X3 has protein sequence MRLNENTLLLGKKVVLVPYTAEHVPRYHEWMRSEELRRLTASEPLTLEQEHSMQRSWREDADKCTFIVLDAEKWQARPSTTEESCMAGDVNLFLTDLEDPSLGEIEVMIAGWFCLALPSLPSGPRSCCTLSRPGLRRVLSAVVPPGQLLYFCLLLRGEFNLWFVEWGAGRWSSDFVLPCPCWGAEC, from the exons ATGAGGTTAAATGAGAACACCTTGCTGCTGGGGAAGAAGGTGGTGCTGGTACCTTACACCGCAGAGCACGTGCCTAG GTACCATGAGTGGATGAGATCGGAGGAGCTGCGGCGTCTGACCGCCTCGGAGCCACTGACTCTGGAGCAGGAACATTCCATGCAGCGGAGCTGGCGGGAGGACGCGGACA AATGTACGTTCATTGTGCTGGATGCAGAGAAGTGGCAGGCCCGGCCGAGCACCACCGAAGAGAGCTGCATGGCGGGAGACGTAAACCTctttctcacagatctggaggaCCCCTCCCTGGGGGAGATTGaggtcatgattgcaggttggttctgcctggctctgccttccctcccttctggcCCGCGGAGCTGCTGCACCCTGAGCCGGCCAGGGCTGCGTAGGGTGCTCAGCGCAGTGGTCCCCCCTGGTCAGCTGctttatttctgtcttctgctTAGGGGTGAATTTAACCTTTGGTTTGtggagtggggggcggggaggtggtcTTCAGACTTCGTTCTGCCCTGTCCCTGCTGGGGGGCTGAGTGCTGA